TCAGGAACTCCAGTATGTCTATTTGAGCAGAGAGGGCAGGAGGGTCTTCGTGCAGGCTTTCAATGACCTCCTTGAGTCCACAGTCAGACACCGCAGGCTGAACCGCAAAGTCTCTCACCGCCAGCTCATAAGGCTTGAGCTATACAGGCTGATAAAACACCTGCTGGAGGAAGAAGTCTACAGACCCCTCAACTATTGGGCTCTCTAATGTGGGTCATACTTGTCTACGACATATCCACAGTAGATAAGGAAGGACAGAAAAGGCTCAACAAAGTCCGGAAAATTGTAAAGAGATACATCCACCACGTGCAGAAGTCCGTGTTTGAGGGAAGTATCAGCCTGTCAAGACTGGAGAGGCTCAAGGCTGAGCTTCTTGAAGTTATAGACCGCCGGCAGGACAGCCTGATAATCTACATCTTTGAAGATATGGTGAACCACAGTCGAGAGATTCTCACCGAAGGCGAAGACCCCACCTCTAACCTGCTTTAAGAGTCCCAACTTGAAGAAGACCAGCTATCCCACGAGGAGCTTCCACTGTCCCAGCCGGAGGAGCTCCAAGAGTCATTCCAGCTTGAAGAGCTCCATGAATCATCCCAGTTTGAAGAACTGCTGTGGTCATCATGGTGAAAAACATGATACATAGGGCAGGATGGGTCCCAGAGGGCACGGGAAAGGTCACAGTTATCTTCATGCCATCTCCTGTAGTGGTCATCATCTTCATAGAGACTGGAGGAGCTTTCCCATCTTTCACGGTTTTCATAACTGTCAAGAAGACCGGTGGAGCCTTCTGAGGTTGAAAAACCGCTTGTTCTGCCCATACCGCCATCCTTGTAGCTCGCATCGGAAGATGCAGACCATCCACTAGGCAGACCGCCATAAAAGTTCCCTCCGCTATAGTCAGGAGGGAAAGCCTCATCGTTAGCAGATTTTACTCTCCATAGAAGGAAAAGGATAGCCAGAATCAGCAGAATCAGCTCCATGGTTCACCTCCCTTCTGACTTATTAATATAACCACATGAAGTGTCTGTATCTGACAAACACTGTGCTATAATAATAGAACAAGAGTTAGAGGGGTTATGCCCCCATGACATCTTGGCAACTGAATAGGGCTCTAACTTTTACTGTGCCATACGACCGTATGACCATACGACCATATGTATGGTTTTACGGTCTTACGGCGGTATGGCGTGTGCTTCTGAGCGTTGAAAGTCAAGGCTTTGAATTTGATAATAACACACTCAAGTCTGCAGAACCTCCGACTTCTGGCAAATAACCCCCTTTTGAGAGGGGTGGGGGGTTGACAAAAGGCTTGATGTTTCTTATTATTTTTTACATACCGATTTAGGGTTGCTAATCTACCGTGTGGAGTTGAAACTGAGGAGTCCTTAAGAGATTAAGTAGTGCTAAACAGTGTTGCTAATCTACCGTGTGGAGTTGAAACCACTGCTTTTTGTGGCTCTTCTGTGCTGGTTATAACGTTGCTAATCTACCGTGTGGAGTTGAAACTAGCCCGCGCTTCATGTTCTCGTATGTGTCTGCATGTTGCTAATCTACCGTGTGGAGTTGAAACAGATAAACATAACCTTTCTTGCTTTCATAAAA
The Aquificaceae bacterium genome window above contains:
- the cas2 gene encoding CRISPR-associated endonuclease Cas2, producing the protein MWVILVYDISTVDKEGQKRLNKVRKIVKRYIHHVQKSVFEGSISLSRLERLKAELLEVIDRRQDSLIIYIFEDMVNHSREILTEGEDPTSNLL